A stretch of Methanosphaerula palustris E1-9c DNA encodes these proteins:
- a CDS encoding virulence RhuM family protein: MSEEMREPAGGLSEFLLYQTEGGETRVQVSLFEGTVWLTQRLIAELYQKSIKTINEHIKNIYEERELDPQATIRKFRIVQLEGDRQVERLVDFYNLDMILAVGYRVRSHRGTQFRQWATKQLREYVVKGFVLDDERLKEAGGIGRDYFDELLERIRDIRASERRFYQKITDIYATSVDYDPKDPMTLEFFKTVQNKMHWAIHGHTAAETIFLRADARKPHMGLTTWKQGPKGRIHKTDVGVAKNYLTREEISNLNLIVNQYLDFAEFQARQRREMRMEDWIRKLDGFIQLNDRNVLKNAGSISAERAKQKAQKEFEGSEAQRRIKEASEPTSDFDLMVDEVTYLSKKQEDEDEV; encoded by the coding sequence GTGAGCGAGGAGATGAGGGAGCCGGCCGGAGGTTTGTCCGAGTTTCTTCTCTACCAGACCGAAGGGGGCGAGACCCGTGTCCAGGTCAGCCTGTTCGAGGGGACGGTCTGGCTGACGCAGCGGTTGATCGCCGAGTTGTATCAGAAATCGATCAAGACAATCAACGAGCATATCAAAAACATCTACGAGGAGCGGGAACTCGACCCCCAAGCAACTATCCGGAAATTCCGGATAGTTCAACTGGAGGGTGACCGCCAGGTCGAGCGTCTGGTGGACTTCTACAACCTCGATATGATCCTTGCCGTGGGCTACCGGGTGCGGTCGCACAGGGGGACCCAATTTCGACAGTGGGCGACGAAGCAACTGCGGGAATATGTGGTGAAGGGTTTTGTCCTGGACGATGAGCGCCTGAAGGAGGCCGGCGGGATCGGGAGGGACTACTTCGACGAACTTCTGGAGCGGATCCGTGACATCAGGGCGTCGGAGAGGCGGTTCTACCAGAAGATTACTGATATCTATGCGACGAGCGTCGACTATGATCCGAAAGACCCGATGACACTTGAGTTCTTCAAGACGGTACAGAACAAGATGCACTGGGCGATCCACGGGCATACGGCGGCTGAGACGATATTCCTCCGGGCTGATGCGAGGAAGCCGCACATGGGGCTGACGACCTGGAAACAGGGGCCGAAAGGGCGGATCCACAAGACCGATGTGGGGGTTGCGAAGAACTACCTGACCAGGGAAGAGATCTCAAACCTGAACCTGATCGTGAACCAGTATCTCGACTTCGCTGAGTTTCAGGCCCGCCAGCGCCGGGAGATGAGGATGGAGGACTGGATCAGGAAACTGGATGGTTTTATTCAGTTGAATGACCGGAACGTTCTCAAAAACGCCGGGAGTATTTCGGCAGAAAGGGCGAAGCAGAAGGCGCAGAAGGAGTTTGAGGGGTCTGAAGCGCAGCGCCGTATCAAGGAGGCGAGCGAGCCGACAAGCGACTTCGACCTGATGGTCGACGAGGTTACGTATCTCTCCAAGAAGCAGGAGGACGAAGATGAAGTCTGA
- a CDS encoding EVE domain-containing protein, translating to MTRWLCRADRTNAAIVKERLVRGVPALSFIKSMVMWSGSILSTTGPSAVELTGPSVRLEKSLQTCWEQNQGYLKALGDGV from the coding sequence ATGACACGCTGGCTCTGCAGGGCTGATCGCACGAACGCCGCGATCGTCAAGGAACGCCTCGTCCGGGGCGTGCCGGCCCTCTCATTCATCAAGAGCATGGTCATGTGGTCGGGTTCCATCCTCTCAACGACCGGTCCGAGCGCCGTGGAACTCACCGGACCATCAGTCCGGCTTGAGAAGTCGCTTCAGACCTGCTGGGAGCAGAACCAGGGGTATCTGAAGGCGCTCGGGGACGGGGTGTGA
- a CDS encoding class I SAM-dependent methyltransferase: MKMLNKKLMPPSTKRDFDKAYNSFSHWMWSDVRIPKELKELAKATNSKTSLELGCGLGVFSTYMAEQGIKATGVDFSSVAIEKAKQRAAEKKNKPTFLVGDVTDLKIITEPFDVTFDVGCFHCLNEEDEKKYASEMHRLLKPGGTLLIWALRNSPSGIKLNAEHISRVFSEGFQLVDSRFSGRKIIIVASDWYWLTRSK; the protein is encoded by the coding sequence ATGAAGATGTTAAACAAAAAACTAATGCCACCTTCAACAAAAAGAGATTTTGACAAAGCGTACAATTCATTCTCCCACTGGATGTGGTCGGATGTGCGCATTCCAAAAGAACTGAAAGAGCTCGCGAAAGCAACCAATTCTAAGACCTCTCTCGAATTGGGTTGTGGGCTCGGCGTATTTTCGACCTACATGGCAGAACAAGGGATAAAGGCAACCGGGGTTGATTTTTCTTCCGTTGCGATCGAAAAGGCGAAGCAACGAGCGGCTGAAAAAAAGAATAAGCCGACATTCCTGGTCGGAGATGTAACTGACTTAAAAATCATCACTGAACCGTTTGATGTTACCTTTGATGTTGGCTGCTTCCATTGTTTAAACGAGGAAGACGAGAAAAAATATGCTTCAGAAATGCACAGGCTTTTGAAGCCCGGGGGTACGCTCCTCATTTGGGCTTTGCGAAATTCACCGAGTGGCATCAAACTGAATGCTGAACATATTTCCAGGGTATTTAGCGAGGGATTTCAACTGGTTGATTCTAGGTTTAGCGGCCGGAAAATAATTATTGTTGCCTCAGATTGGTATTGGCTCACCCGTTCAAAATAA
- a CDS encoding PadR family transcriptional regulator, which translates to MNGKWPHHDERIHEMIWGFRDRMMMMENFGGLRSWILFALKDGPKNGVEIMNSIQDIRRIPHAFHDHQPGSPFPGRPTNEGEESGMWRPSPGSIYPMLNKMTNKNLILKMEDKRYEMTQTGQETFSRIFGSVSPGANPESRRYDVDNVLTEMNGSASYLGDIAKEKLIPQEAIIDEIIQKLTQVKESLHQQ; encoded by the coding sequence ATGAACGGCAAATGGCCTCACCATGATGAGAGAATCCATGAGATGATCTGGGGATTCCGTGACAGAATGATGATGATGGAAAACTTCGGCGGCCTGAGAAGCTGGATCCTCTTTGCACTCAAGGATGGGCCAAAAAATGGAGTGGAGATCATGAACTCAATTCAGGATATACGGCGGATTCCCCACGCATTCCATGACCACCAGCCGGGATCCCCTTTTCCAGGTCGGCCCACTAATGAGGGTGAAGAATCCGGTATGTGGCGCCCGTCACCCGGTTCGATCTACCCCATGCTGAACAAAATGACCAACAAGAATCTTATCTTAAAAATGGAGGACAAACGATACGAAATGACACAGACCGGTCAAGAGACATTTTCCCGGATATTTGGATCCGTATCACCTGGTGCAAATCCGGAGAGCAGGAGATATGACGTTGACAATGTACTCACAGAGATGAACGGTTCTGCATCGTATTTAGGGGATATTGCAAAAGAGAAACTGATCCCTCAGGAAGCAATAATCGATGAAATCATCCAGAAACTGACACAAGTTAAAGAATCGCTCCACCAGCAATAA
- a CDS encoding DUF1016 N-terminal domain-containing protein, which yields MEKTALPSSTAESHDYQSLLADLKTRVRSAQVKAALSVNHELIQLYWEIGRSILAAQDREGWGTKVIDRLAGDLRHEFPEMKGFSPRNLKYMRRLAEAWPDPSIVPQPVAQIPWGHNCILLDKIGEPALREYYSRKPDNNQVFSKSGSPVREKRIAERRELVVKQKEKTGF from the coding sequence ATGGAAAAAACCGCACTCCCATCTTCTACTGCCGAGAGTCACGATTATCAAAGCCTCCTCGCCGATCTCAAAACCCGGGTCCGCTCAGCCCAGGTCAAGGCCGCACTCTCGGTCAACCACGAACTGATCCAGCTCTACTGGGAGATCGGCCGATCGATCCTCGCCGCCCAGGACCGGGAAGGGTGGGGGACGAAGGTGATCGACCGGCTGGCCGGCGATCTCCGCCATGAGTTCCCGGAGATGAAGGGGTTCTCGCCCCGGAATCTGAAATATATGCGCCGGCTCGCCGAGGCCTGGCCCGACCCCTCAATTGTGCCACAGCCAGTGGCACAAATTCCGTGGGGCCACAACTGCATCCTGCTCGATAAGATTGGCGAGCCGGCACTGCGTGAATACTATAGTCGAAAACCTGATAATAATCAGGTTTTCTCGAAATCCGGTTCTCCCGTAAGGGAGAAACGGATCGCTGAGAGAAGGGAACTCGTAGTAAAACAAAAAGAAAAGACGGGGTTCTGA